A genomic region of Anopheles aquasalis chromosome Y, idAnoAquaMG_Q_19, whole genome shotgun sequence contains the following coding sequences:
- the LOC126579899 gene encoding uncharacterized protein LOC126579899 isoform X1: MGRTVADPCRRWSIFPKLIIQLVAVWWLMCGAGRPGGERLSVWTVSGLPPAAAAAAAKHAESEPDAKVEEPPVNCWERIVTSGTFDDYYRLEDVGNVPSEQYPVNLSLAVVLGNRQEELGVLLSAENRSLAHPDYARTYEMRLTNVYTVLYRETIKLQAYHSPRDKLFPADMFRLRFLVSHDGNVTVLVNEQRAPRTLLAVYDKRPPLALRYISFSSRMNAYPVRYFLGCGMARYAVTGAPSAAAAAAGEENEEPRVGSLLSSSPAGPSCPVCLPQRCEVIVKACADPSPEPEPTPKHHPLTLNTTSGAGDGEAKAREKYYFFFTMHLTKNRHKSSGGGN, translated from the exons ATGGGAAGAACGGTTGCTGACCCCTGCCGCCGGTGGTCAATTTTCCCCAAATTAATCATCcagctggtggcggtgtggtggttgatgTGTGGTGCTGGAAGACCTGGTGGGGAGCGGTTGAGCGTGTGGACAGTGAGCGgattaccaccagcagcagcagcagcagcagcaaagcatgCCGAATCCGAACCGGATG CGAAGGTAGAGGAACCGCCGGTCAACTGCTGGGAGCGGATCGTCACCAGCGGCACATTCGATGACTACTACCGGCTCGAGGACGTTGGCAATGTACCGTCGGAGCAGTACCCGGTCAACCTGAGCCTGGCAGTCGTGCTCGGCAATCGGCAGGAAGAGCTGGGTGTGCTGCTGTCCGCCGAAAATCGTAGCCTAGCCCATCCGGACTACGCGCGCACGTACGAGATGCGCCTGACCAATGTCTACACCGTGCTGTACCGCGAAACGATCAAACTCCAGGCGTACCACAGCCCCCGCGATAAGCTTTTCCCCGCCGATATGTTTCGGTTGCGGTTTCTCGTGAGCCACGATGGGAACgtgacggtgctggtgaatgAACAACGTGCGCCCCGTACCCTGCTGGCCGTTTACGATAAGCGCCCACCATTGGCACTCCGCTACATCAGCTTCTCGTCCCGCATGAACGCATATCCGGTACGGTACTTCCTCGGGTGTGGTATGGCTCGGTACGCCGTCACCGGGGCaccgtcggcagcagcagcagcagcgggtgaAGAGAATGAAGAGCCCCGGGTGGGCTCGCTGCTGTCGAGCAGCCCGGCCGGTCCGTCCTGCCCGGTCTGTCTACCGCAGCGCTGTGAGGTGATCGTTAAGGCGTGCGCTGATCCTTCACCCGAGCCCGAACCAACACCGAAACACCACCCACTCACCTTGAACACGACGAGTGGGGCCGGCGACGGTGAAGCGAAGGCACGCGAGAAGTACTACTTTTTCTTCACCATGCATCTCACGAAAAACCGCCACAAATCATCTGGCGGTGGCAACTGA
- the LOC126579680 gene encoding putative fatty acyl-CoA reductase CG5065: protein MHAFSNHPSGLLPVEQNYDPSKPSIREFFAGRDVFVTGGTGFMGKVLIEKLLRSCSELRTIYVLIREKKHKSVSERIAEMHQLPLFEKLRQEAPHLLAKTVPVRGDVSMLGLGLSPDDRQQMREVSVIFHVAASVRFDDPLQAAILLNTRGTQEVVRFAEQLPDLRVLMHVSSTYSNPDRYVIDEEVYPAYADWRDTIRIAEHFDEQTLDVLAPKYMGFLPNTYVFTKSLAEQIVAEHADRLPLILFRPSIVISSMKDPIPGWMDNFNGPVGLLVGCGIGLCRTMYCDPNNIADFTPVDVCIKAMIVAAWKRGTEVNVTHKESANPNLPIYNCCISNLRNSTMAQIVEMGRMISNEIPLDKCIWAPGGGITQVRIYNLFRVLLYHILPAILIDGVFRLMGQKPFLAKLQRKIYTANVALEYFILNNWDFKNRNFIRLASEIKPEDNKDFYYRDFIEFDVTLYFRNCILGARRYLLKEKDENIPKALVHLRRMKLLDKVCKTIIVAVFLYLLLIQLDLLGMILHLVGYTPSFDLGCK from the exons ATGCATGCGTTCTCCAATCATCCTAGCGGGCTGCTGCCCGTGGAGCAGAACTACGATCCGAGCAAACCGTCAATCCGTGAGTTCTTCGCCGGCCGGGACGTGTTCGTGACCGGCGGCACCGGCTTTATGGGAAAGGTTCTGATCGAGAAACTGCTTCGTTCGTGCTCGGAACTGCGGACCATCTACGTGCTGATACGCGAGAAGAAACACAAGAGCGTGTCGGAGCGTATCGCCGAGATGCATCAGCTTCCG CTGTTTGAGAAGCTGCGCCAGGAGGCGCCACATCTGCTCGCCAAGACAGTGCCGGTGCGGGGCGACGTGTCCATGCTCGGGCTCGGCCTATCGCCCGACGACCGACAGCAGATGCGCGAAGTATCCGTCATTTTCCACGTGGCCGCTAGCGTCCGCTTTGACGATCCACTGCAGGCGGCGATCCTACTGAACACTCGCGGTACGCAGGAGGTGGTGCGCTTCGCTGAACAGTTGCCGGACCTGCGGGTGCTGATGCACGTCTCGTCGACCTACTCCAACCCGGACCGGTACGTCATCGATGAGGAG GTGTATCCAGCGTACGCCGATTGGCGCGACACGATCCGGATCGCGGAGCACTTCGACGAGCAGACGCTGGACGTGCTGGCGCCAAAGTACATGGGCTTTCTGCCGAACACGTACGTGTTCACCAAGAGCCTGGCGGAGCAGATCGTCGCCGAGCATGCCGACCGGCTGCCGTTGATCCTGTTCCGGCCCTCGATCGTCATCTCGTCGATGAAGGATCCGATACCGGGCTGGATGGACAACTTCAATGGCCCGGTCGGGTTGCTGGTCGGTTGCGGTATCGGTCTCTGCCGGACCATGTACTGCGATCCGAACAACATTGCCGACTTTACTCCGGTGGATGTGTGCATCAAGGCGATGATTGTGGCGGCCTGGAAGCGCGGTACCGAGGTGAACGTTACCCACAAGGAAAG TGCGAACCCGAACCTTCCGATCTATAACTGCTGCATCTCCAACCTGCGCAATTCCACGATGGCGCAAATCGTCGAAATGGGTCGCATGATATCGAATGAGATTCCGCTCGACAAGTGCATCTGGGCACCGGGCGGTGGCATCACGCAGGTCCGTATCTACAATCTGTTCCGGGTGCTGCTGTACCATATACTGCCGGCCATTCTCATCGACGGTGTATTCCGCTTGATGGGTCAAAAACCATT CCTGGCGAAACTGCAGCGCAAAATCTACACCGCCAACGTGGCGCTCGAGTACTTCATTTTGAACAACTGGGACTTTAAGAATCGCAACTTCATCCGGTTAGCGTCGGAGATAAAGCCCGAGGACAA TAAAGACTTTTATTATCGGGACTTTATCGAGTTTGATGTGACGCTGTACTTCCGGAACTGCATACTCGGTGCCCGGCGCTATCTGCTGAAAGAGAAGGACGAAAATATTCCCAAGGCGCTGGTTCACCTGCGGCGCATGAAGCTACTCGACAAGGTGTGCAAAACCATCATCGTGGCAGTGTTCCTGTACCTTCTGCTCATCCAGCTCGATCTGCTCGGCATGATACTGCACCTGGTCGGCTATACCCCGTCGTTCGATCTGGGTTGCAAGTGA
- the LOC126579843 gene encoding paraplegin: MMRRIECCQQIIQRAVRNVIFWPLQPPKTSGTVGRLYSSKLHAGLGNVTGAPFAAKLVPWSNYKLQKQVRAEQRILFNLFASTHTIPVIALTRSFHTASRVCNKQPPDPRDGDPNRDKKKRDEDEKEKMMSVVTKTLVWMITIYLLVGFLTMIIPTKNRPESATRYVSWHEFVHHMLAVGEVKEVIVHPDMEMVTIILHDGAIVKGRRVQSTIFHMAVADVNKFEEKLRKVEERLGVTDDVAVQFERSGDVSGRILFTLFATGVIIALLSRIRGVRGPISMDSFTQMGRAKFTLVDPIEGGRGVWFKDVAGLQEAKQEVMEFVDYLKSPGRYQRLGAKVPKGALLLGPPGCGKTLLAKAVATEAQVPFLSMNGSEFIEMIGGLGAARVRDLFKEAKKRSPCIIYVDEIDAIGRQREGSGSGIGGMSSGESEQTLNQLLVEMDGMASKEGVLMLASTNRADILDKALLRPGRFDRHILIDLPNLTERKEIFEKHLSGIALEQTPTIYSSRLATLTPGFSGADIANVCNEAALHAARTNQRLVGTKNLEYAVERLVGGTEKRSHALSQTERRVIAFHESGHALVGWLLPHSDVLLKVTIVPRTSLALGFAQYTPKEQKLYSREHLFDKMCMALGGRAAENLIFNRITTGAQNDLEKVTKIAYAQIKHFGMNTVVGPIAFAEDSESNPYASKPYSKSLGNVIDFEARHMITEAYERAEQILRDNADKLNTLAEALLEHETLNYDQVVELIGPPKYEDAKRKIEPVEFEDSIQKLAVNGGEEK, from the exons ATGATGCGACGAATAGAATGCTGCCAGCAGATAATTCAACGCGCCGTGCGCAATGTGATATTTTGGCCGCTGCAACCACCAAAGACGAGCGGCACCGTAGGTAGATTATATTCCTCAAAATTACATGCCGGGTTGGGCAACGTGACTGGCGCACCGTTTGCCGCAAAGCTGGTACCATGGTCGAACTACAAACTGCAGAAGCAAGTACGGGCCGAGCAGCGGATACTCTTCAATTTATTCGCCAGTACCCACACAATACCGGTGATTGCATTAACGCGTTCCTTCCACACGGCATCCAGAGTTTGtaacaaacaaccaccagatcCGCGCGACGGTGATCCCAATCGGGACAAAAAGAAGCGGGacgaagatgaaaaagaaaagatgatgTCGGTCGTGACCAAGACGCTTGTCTGGATGATAACCATCTACTTGCTGGTCGGGTTTCTGACGATGATTATACCGACTAAGAACCGTCCTGAGTCGGCGACCCGCTATGTAAGCTGGCACGAGTTCGTGCACCACATGCTGGCCGTGGGAGAAGTGAAAGAGGTGATAGTTCACCCGGACATGGAAATGGTGACCATCATTTTGCACGATGGTGCCATCGTAAAGGGTCGGCGCGTACAATCCACCATATTCCatatggcggtggcggatgtGAACAAGTTTGAGGAGAAACTGCGCAAGGTAGAGGAACGGTTGGGTGTTACAGATGATGTGGCGGTACAGTTCGAGCGTAGCGGAGATGTCAGTGGTCGGATCCTGTTTACGCTGTTCGCAACGGGTGTTATCATTGCACTGCTTAGTCGCATCCGGGGAGTCCGTGGGCCCATCTCTATGGACAGCTTCACACAGATGGGGCGTGCGAAATTTACTCTCGTCGATCCCATCGAAGGTGGGCGAGGTGTTTGGTTTAAAGATGTAGCCGGTCTGCAGGAAGCGAAGCAGGAGGTGATGGAATTTGTTGACTATCTGAAGTCGCCAGGCCGATACCAGCGACTGGGAGCAAAAGTACCGAAAGGTGCCCTGTTGCTTGGGCCTCCAGGGTGCGGTAAGACATTGCTGGCAAAAGCTGTGGCCACCGAGGCACAGGTTCCTTTTCTCAGTATGAACGGGTCAGAGTTTATCGAGATGATAGGAGGTCTCGGGGCGGCTCGAGTGCGGGATTTGTTtaaggaagcgaaaaaacgGTCCCCATGCATTATCTACGTGGATGAAATTGATGCGATCGGACGGCAACGGGAAGGTTCCGGATCTGGGATTGGCGGAATGAGCTCTGGAGAGTCGGAGCAAACGCTCAACCAGTTGCTGGTAGAGATGGACGGTATGGCAAGCAAGGAAGGCGTGCTGATGCTCGCCAGCACCAATCGGGCCGACATTCTCGACAAGGCGTTGCTGCGTCCGGGGCGCTTCGATCGCCACATACTGATCGATTTGCCAAACCTCACagaacgaaaagaaatatTCGAGAAGCATCTTTCGGGCATTGCGCTCGAACAGACACCCACCATTTACTCAAGTCGTCTAGCAACGCTAACACCCGGTTTTTCTGGGGCGGACATCGCGAATGTATGTAACGAGGCGGCATTGCATGCTGCTCGCACCAACCAGCGACTGGTAGGGACTAAGAATCTAGAGTATGCCGTCGAACGACTGGTAGGAGGCACCGAGAAACGGTCCCATGCCCTTTCACAAACGGAGCGGCGCGTAATTGCGTTCCACGAATCGGGCCATGCGCTTGTCGGATGGTTGTTACCCCACTCGGACGTGCTGCTGAAAGTGACTATCGTACCCCGCACGAGCCTGGCACTAGGGTTTGCCCAGTATACACCGAAGGAACAGAAGCTGTATAGCCGGGAACACCTGTTTGATAAAATGTGCATGGCGCTTGGTGGACGAGCAGCGGAGAACTTGATCTTCAAccgcatcaccaccggtgcgcaGAACGATCTCGAGAAGGTTACAAAAATTGCATACGCCCAA ATTAAACATTTTGGCATGAACACAGTTGTCGGACCGATCGCCTTTGCTGAGGACAGCGAATCGAATCCTTACGCCAGCAAACCTTATTCAAAGAGCTTGGGAAATGTCATCGACTTCGAGGCACGTCACATGATTACCGAAGCCTACGAACGGGCCGAACAGATTTTACGTGATAATGCCGACAAACTGAACACACTGGCCGAAGCATTACTTGAGCATGAGACATTAAACTATGACCAGGTGGTGGAACTAATAGGGCCGCCAAAGTACGAGGATGCCAAGCGTAAAATCGAACCGGTTGAGTTTGAGGATAGTATTCAAAAATTGGCAGTAAATGGTGGCGAAGAGAAGTGA
- the LOC126579899 gene encoding uncharacterized protein LOC126579899 isoform X2, which produces MGRTVADPCRRWSIFPKLIIQLVAVWWLMCGAGRPGGERLSVWTVSGLPPAAAAAAAKHAESEPDEEPPVNCWERIVTSGTFDDYYRLEDVGNVPSEQYPVNLSLAVVLGNRQEELGVLLSAENRSLAHPDYARTYEMRLTNVYTVLYRETIKLQAYHSPRDKLFPADMFRLRFLVSHDGNVTVLVNEQRAPRTLLAVYDKRPPLALRYISFSSRMNAYPVRYFLGCGMARYAVTGAPSAAAAAAGEENEEPRVGSLLSSSPAGPSCPVCLPQRCEVIVKACADPSPEPEPTPKHHPLTLNTTSGAGDGEAKAREKYYFFFTMHLTKNRHKSSGGGN; this is translated from the exons ATGGGAAGAACGGTTGCTGACCCCTGCCGCCGGTGGTCAATTTTCCCCAAATTAATCATCcagctggtggcggtgtggtggttgatgTGTGGTGCTGGAAGACCTGGTGGGGAGCGGTTGAGCGTGTGGACAGTGAGCGgattaccaccagcagcagcagcagcagcagcaaagcatgCCGAATCCGAACCGGATG AGGAACCGCCGGTCAACTGCTGGGAGCGGATCGTCACCAGCGGCACATTCGATGACTACTACCGGCTCGAGGACGTTGGCAATGTACCGTCGGAGCAGTACCCGGTCAACCTGAGCCTGGCAGTCGTGCTCGGCAATCGGCAGGAAGAGCTGGGTGTGCTGCTGTCCGCCGAAAATCGTAGCCTAGCCCATCCGGACTACGCGCGCACGTACGAGATGCGCCTGACCAATGTCTACACCGTGCTGTACCGCGAAACGATCAAACTCCAGGCGTACCACAGCCCCCGCGATAAGCTTTTCCCCGCCGATATGTTTCGGTTGCGGTTTCTCGTGAGCCACGATGGGAACgtgacggtgctggtgaatgAACAACGTGCGCCCCGTACCCTGCTGGCCGTTTACGATAAGCGCCCACCATTGGCACTCCGCTACATCAGCTTCTCGTCCCGCATGAACGCATATCCGGTACGGTACTTCCTCGGGTGTGGTATGGCTCGGTACGCCGTCACCGGGGCaccgtcggcagcagcagcagcagcgggtgaAGAGAATGAAGAGCCCCGGGTGGGCTCGCTGCTGTCGAGCAGCCCGGCCGGTCCGTCCTGCCCGGTCTGTCTACCGCAGCGCTGTGAGGTGATCGTTAAGGCGTGCGCTGATCCTTCACCCGAGCCCGAACCAACACCGAAACACCACCCACTCACCTTGAACACGACGAGTGGGGCCGGCGACGGTGAAGCGAAGGCACGCGAGAAGTACTACTTTTTCTTCACCATGCATCTCACGAAAAACCGCCACAAATCATCTGGCGGTGGCAACTGA
- the LOC126579853 gene encoding ubiquitin carboxyl-terminal hydrolase 30 homolog — translation MESEKLLMAAGVTAAVVVGAFVFWGPSGTSRLRQRRGQIAGLHNFGKTCFLNTLLQALAACPQFIAWLQLHNTKDKKSLVSSLQNVLEVVNGTHPTLRGDPYAPGAVIRALNSLGWVISPEEHDAHELLLVLLNSLEEEVSKPRKIGCLSDALDYDKGCPTMPARPSSAMLSDFCNAEYDESTNLTRYTRSEAHTPDSPHSVCTEHEESQDNSLALEYGTSALITAALGASSRPPCQEMDNMLQAPGNFMHNRHSVSYRSLERLNRGPGRVSVWSDRQQNQIPHPFRGGLGSQLCCSGCGHKSTVRYDKFDSITLPLPSTVTPGLGLGNLLSDFIQPESIDAVLCGTCGETETHTKTLTFSKLPACLCIHIARTTWHAGVGRAQKRIDNVHFPETLSMAPYSFVQPGLNSNIGTPWGSTSSLYQIGMNGAPQDSGSQMSGSQPDYFGGTSDVGVAPGMNFSSYTFGAMFPRNLYRLLAVIVHSGEANEGHFVTYRRGALRNSYKWYYTSDAVVREVPIEEVLNSSAYMLFYDRSTKTR, via the exons ATGGAAAGTGAGAAACTATTGATGGCCGCTGGCGTAACAGCGGCCGTTGTTGTAGGTGCATTTGTTTTCTGGGGCCCTTCAG GCACGTCGAGATTGCGCCAGCGTCGGGGACAGATTGCTGGTCTTCATAACTTCGGCAAAACCTGCTTCCTCAACACTTTGTTGCAAGCGCTAGCCGCATGCCCTCAGTTTATTGCTTGGCTACAGCTGCATAACACCAAAGACAAGAAGAGCCTCGTATCATCTCTGCAGAATGTTTTGGAAGTAGTAAACGGCACCCACCCTACACTGAGAGGCGATCCCTACGCACCGGGTGCTGTAATCCGGGCGCTCAACTCGCTGGGCTGGGTCATCTCGCCCGAGGAGCATGATGCCCATgagttgctgttggtgttacTCAATTCGCTCGAGGAAGAGGTTTCGAAGCCGCGCAAAATCGGCTGTCTCTCGGATGCGCTCGATTATGATAAAGGTTGCCCAACGATGCCTGCCCGTCCATCCAGCGCAATGCTATCGGATTTCTGTAACGCTGAGTACGACGAATCGACTAATTTGACGCGGTACACTCGATCGGAAGCTCACACACCAGATTCGCCGCATTCTGTGTGTACTGAGCATGAAGAATCGCAAGACAACTCACTGGCGCTGGAGTACGGTACGTCTGCGTTGATTACCGCTGCCTTGGGTGCATCCAGCCGCCCACCGTGCCAGGAGATGGACAACATGCTGCAGGCGCCCGGGAATTTCATGCACAATCGTCATTCGGTCTCATACCGCTCTCTCGAGCGGCTCAATCGTGGGCCGGGCCGTGTTTCGGTGTGGAGTGACCGGCAGCAAAACCAAATACCACATCCATTTCGCGGCGGACTTGGAAGCCAGCTATGCTGCTCCGGGTGCGGCCATAAATCGACTGTGCGGTACGACAAGTTTGACAGCATAACGCTCCCTTTGCCATCGACTGTCACACCTGGTTTGGGGCTTGGAAATTTGCTTTCTGACTTCATTCAGCCAGAATCTATCGACGCGGTGCTGTGTGGAACGTGTGGCGAGACTGAGACACATACGAAAACACTCACCTTTAGTAAACTGCCGGCCTGTCTGTGCATACATATAGCACGCACGACGTGGCACGCAGGGGTTGGACGAGCGCAGAAGCGAATTGATAATGTACACTTCCCGGAAACACTGTCCATGGCACCATATAGCTTCGTGCAGCCTGGATTAAACAGCAATATCGGTACACCGTGGGGTAGCACCTCCTCCCTCTACCAGATCGGAATGAACGGTGCGCCACAAGATTCGGGAAGTCAAATGAGCGGTAGTCAACCGGACTATTTCGGCGGAACCAGTGACGTTGGGGTGGCCCCCGGTATGAACTTCAGTTCTTATACGTTCGGCGCTATGTTCCCGCGGAATCTTTACCGACTTCTTGCCGTCATCGTGCACTCGGGCGAAGCAAATGAAGGTCATTTCGTCACTTATAGGAGAGGAGCACTGCGAAATTCATACAA GTGGTACTACACGTCAGATGCTGTGGTTCGTGAGGTTCCAATCGAAGAGGTCCTTAACAGCTCTGCTTACATGCTATTCTACGATCGCAGTACTAAAACACGCTAA
- the LOC126579518 gene encoding kinesin heavy chain, with translation MSAIREIPAEDSIKVVCRFRPLNDSEELAGSRFVVKFPTGPEENCLSIGGKVYLFDKVFKPNATQEKVYNEAAKSIVSDVLAGYNGTIFAYGQTSSGKTHTMEGVIGDPAKQGIIPRIVNDIFNHIFTMEMNIEFHIKVSYYEIYMDKIRDLLDVSKVNLSVHEDKNRVPYVKGATERFVSSPEDVFEVIEEGKSNRHIAVTNMNEHSSRSHSVFLINVKQENMENEKKLSGKLYLVDLAGSEKVSKTGAEGTVLDEAKNINKSLSALGNVISALADGNKTHIPYRDSKLTRILQESLGGNARTTIVICCSPASFNESETKSTLDFGRRAKTVKNVVCVNEELTAEEWKRRYEREKEKNTKLKGKIEMLEAELARWRAGETVNVEEQLDLQQDAMEASTPNVEALLLVQGGDLPVPATPGGAPGLPLSAERDTLEGERERLYQQLDEKDEEINQQSQYVEKLKEQIIDQEELIANTRRDYENLQSEMTRIQQENENAKEEVKEVLQALEELAVNYDQKSQEIELKNKEIDTVNDELLVKQTTLNNVQSELQQLKDMSSHQKKRINEMLTNLLRDLSEVGQALAADQSEMKMNVEASAGKVEEEFTVARLYISKMKSEAKNLAARCGNLETLQQETCRKVGEYERDLSECRLLISQHEARMKSLQESIREAENKKRTLEEHVDALREECAKLKAAEQVSAVNAEEKQRADQLRVAFECQMDQLRDVHTKQVSTLRDEISEKQDMINELKDTNQKLTLAHQQMTADYDKLKQEEQEKSSKLQALMLTDERREQARKDLKGLEDTVAKELQSLHALRKLFVLDLQARIKKSLNSEDTEEDGGSLAQKQKISFLENNLEQLTKVHKQLVRDNADLRCELPKLEKRLRTTVERIKALETALKEAKEGAMRDRKRYQYEVDRIKEAVRQKNLARRGPQAQIAKPIRAGQGQYLFKSATGGTAAPGSSVITPKAMVDEKRKSQIKDMDS, from the exons atgtcGGCGATACGGGAAATTCCGGCGGAGGATAGCATCAAGGTGGTCTGCCGGTTCCGGCCGCTGAACGATAGCGAGGAGCTGGCCGGCTCCCGGTTCGTCGTCAAATtccccaccggaccggaggagAACTGCCTCTCAATAGGG GGCAAGGTATATCTGTTCGACAAGGTATTCAAACCAAATGCAACACAGGAAAAGGTGTACAATGAAGCGGCCAAGTCGATCGTCTCTGATGTGCTGGCTGGATACAACGGTACGATCTTCGCCTACGGACAAACCTCATCGGGCAAAACGCACACGATGGAAGGCGTGATCGGCGATCCGGCAAAACAGGGCATTATTCCGCGGATCGTAAACGACATCTTCAACCACATCTTTACGATGGAGATGAACATCGAATTCCACATCAAAGTATCATACTATGAGATCTACATGGATAAGATCCGCGATCTCCTGGACGTATCCAAGGTGAACCTTAGCGTGCACGAGGACAAGAACCGAGTGCCGTACGTAAAAGGGGCGACCGAGCGGTTTGTCTCCAGCCCAGAAGATGTGTTTGAAGTAATCGAAGAGGGTAAATCCAATCGTCACATCGCGGTGACCAACATGAACGAACACTCGTCTCGCTCGCATTCCGTTTTTCTAATTAACGTGAAGCAGGAAAACAtggagaacgagaaaaagCTTTCGGGAAAGTTGTACTTGGTCGATCTGGCCGGTTCAGAGAAGGTGTCGAAAACTGGTGCTGAGGGTACAGTGCTTGATGAGGCGAAGAACATTAACAAATCGCTATCAGCGCTGGGTAACGTGATCTCAGCGTTGGCCGACGGTAACAAAACTCATATCCCGTACCGTGATTCGAAATTGACTCGTATCCTTCAAGAATCACTTGGTGGCAATGCACGCACTACAATCGTTATTTGTTGCTCACCTGCCAGCTTCAACGAGTCGGAAACCAAATCAACGCTGGACTTTGGTCGACG TGCTAAGACGGTGAAGAACGTTGTATGTGTGAACGAAGAACTGACAGCAGAAGAATGGAAGCGCAGGTatgaacgagagaaagagaaaaacacaaaGCTTAAGGGTAAGATAGAGATGCTGGAGGCTGAGCTAGCTAGATGGCGGGCCGGTGAAACGGTGAATGTCGAGGAGCAGCTCGATCTGCAGCAGGACGCGATGGAGGCTAGTACGCCGAATGTGGAAGCGCTATTATTGGTGCAGGGCGGTGatctgccagtgccagcgactCCGGGCGGTGCGCCGGGCTTACCATTATCGGCAGAGCGCGATACGCTAGAaggtgagagagaaaggcttTACCAGCAGCTTGATGAAAAGGATGAAGAAATCAACCAGCAATCCCAATATGTGGAGAAGCTCAAGGAACAGATCATCGATCAGGAAGAGCTAATCGCCAATACGAGGCGTGACTATGAAAACCTGCAGTCGGAGATGACACGCATTCAGCAAGAAAATGAGAATGCTAAGGAGGAGGTGAAAGAGGTTTTGCAGGCACTGGAGGAACTTGCCGTTAATTATGATCAGAAGTCGCAAGAAATTGAGCTTAAGAATAAGGAGATCGATACTGTGAATGATGAACTGTTGGTGAAGCAAACGACCCTGAACAACGTACAATCGGAACTGCAGCAGTTAAAAGATATGTCATCACACCAAAAGAAACGTATTAATGAGATGCTAACCAATTTGCTACGTGATCTGTCCGAAGTTGGCCAGGCGCTAGCCGCCGACCAAAGCGAAATGAAGATGAACGTTGAAGCTTCTGCTGGCAAGGTTGAAGAGGAGTTCACTGTTGCCCGGCTGTATATCAGCAAGATGAAATCCGAAGCAAAAAATTTGGCTGCGCGATGTGGTAATCTAGAAACATTGCAGCAGGAAACCTGCCGGAAGGTAGGAGAGTATGAGCGCGATCTGAGCGAATGCCGGCTGCTGATCTCGCAACACGAAGCACGCATGAAGTCGCTACAGGAATCGATTCGCGAGGCAGAGAACAAAAAGCGTACGCTCGAGGAGCACGTTGATGCGCTTCGAGAGGAGTGTGCGAAGCTGAAGGCGGCCGAACAGGTGTCGGCAGTGAATGCAGAAGAGAAACAGCGAGCGGATCAGCTACGGGTGGCATTCGAGTGCCAGATGGATCAGCTCCGCGACGTGCATACAAAACAGGTGTCCACGTTACGAGACGAAATTTCAGAGAAACAGGATATGATCAACGAACTGAAGGA CACAAATCAGAAGTTGACACTGGCTCACCAACAGATGACTGCCGATTACGACAAACTGAAGCAGGAAGAGCAGGAAAAATCGTCCAAGCTGCAAGCGCTCAT GCTCACGGACGAACGGCGCGAGCAAGCGCGCAAGGACCTGAAAGGATTGGAAGATACTGTGGCGAAGGAGTTGCAATCTTTGCATGCTTTACGCAAACTTTTCGTATTAGATTTACAG GCACGCATCAAGAAGTCACTTAACTCGGAGGATACCGAGGAGGATGGAGGTTCATTGGCACAGAAACAGAAGATTTCTTTCCTCGAGAACAATCTCGAGCAACTGACAAAGGTGCACAAGCAGCTAGTGCGCGATAATGCGGATCTGCGTTGCGAACTACCCAAGCTGGAGAAGCGGCTACGCACGACGGTTGAGCGAATCAAAGCATTGGAGACGGCACTAAAGGAGGCGAAGGAAGGTGCAATGCGTGACCGAAAGCGCTACCAGTACGAGGTCGATCGCATCAAGGAGGCAGTCCGTCAAAAGAACCTAGCACGCCGAGGACCACAAGCACAAATTG CAAAACCTATTCGAGCCGGCCAAGGACAGTATCTATTCAAGAGTGCAACTGGTGGAACAGCTGCTCCTGGTAGCTCCGTCATTACGCCGAAAGCGATGGTggacgaaaagcgaaagtcaCAAATCAAAG ATATGGATAGTTGA